The window AATGATATATTTAGAGTAGCATGGTGGATCATTATAGAAAATATTGCATGCTTTCTTCATGTCTAATATGTATCCATTCACATTCATCCACTTTACCATTGTTTAGTTGGTTTATAAGTTGCGGTCGATTGATACTTTATAGCAGATTCTAAATGCGAACTTCTTCAAGAGATGGGTATGTATGCTTTCTTCTTCAAATTACCCTTCTTCATTTCTAATATTTTACCAAACTTTACTCTCGTTTTCACATTCTTCACCCAAAACCAAATTTCCCTCATTTTTATTTCACCTAAAATAATATTTACTGGTAACTTTCAAccgattatattattatatacagGTGACATTAATGACTCAACACTTCTTACTTGACATCTTGAGTAAAGAAATGtaaaccaaacacatgaaattCTCTTGTACATTTTCTAAGAACACCAAAAACAAACCAAGCATTTTCTAGATCTTCCTCTCTAAATTTAGTTAAACCTTTTTTGTTTATCTGGCTGGGTTTCATCTGTCCTATATTTGGTATATAATCGCAGTAGAGAAAACATGCTATTCTGTCCCCAAAACATGCTATTCTGCTGTGGACATAGGCGTAGTATCTCATTTTGTGCTTGGTGTGATATAGATATAACATATGCCTCCCCGTGATTGCAGGAGATGAATACATTGTACAGGTTTTGGTCTTATTTCTTAAGGGACATGTTTAACCCTTCTATGTATAACGAGTTCCGAAATGTGGCTTTAGAGGATGCTGCTGCTGGTTATAATTATGGAATAGAGTGCCTTTTCAGATTTTATAGGTAGGTTTCCTGCATGGCTTAGTTCACTTTTCAAAATTACTTGGCTGATTATTTAAGTTCACTGTGTTCCCCCATGATTATGTGGCTAGATTCCATTCTCCGATTCTATTAAGTTTTAACCTTTTTTCCAGTTATGGTCTGGAGAAGGAATTCAGAGAGGACCTCTACGACAACTTCGAACAGCTGGCTCTTGACTTCTATACAAAAGGAAACCTTTATGGCCTGGAAAAATATTGGTAACCAAAAAAGACCTTTAAACGTTTCTTTTTGTACCTTCCCTTAATAATGGTAAAATTGCAATACTGGAGACTCCAGAAACCGTGTTACAAATGACCAACCACAGAAATTGTGGTAAATAAGTGTCAATAGAATATCAATCTGCCTCATGGCACGGGACCGGAGAGGTTTTTAAAGCTTGTGTCACTAGAATAAATAAAGCAAAACTATTCTCGATATTATTTTCTCTGTGTCTCTGATTCTAGTCCCTCGCCTTTCTGCTGTTATCATAATCCTTTTACTTGGGTTTGCAGGGCATTTCACCATTATCGAGAGGCCAGTGGCCAAATGGAAACGCTAAAGAAACATCCAGAATTGGACAGACTGCTCAGAGAGGAATACCGTACTTTGGATAACTTCAACCGTGCCAAAGGTCAAAGTGGTTCAGTAAAAGAGGTCAACCAGTGAGTATATTATTGACTAGTACAATCAAGTGACAAAGGCAAAAATTTTGGGAAGATAATTCTAACAGCTCAGAAAGGGAAAGCGAATTCAAAACATGGAACAAAAGATGTTTTCTGTACAGTCTACAAGTTGCTGGATGATGCTAATATGTTTGGTAAGGCGTCTGTGTGTTTCATTTTGAAGTCGTGTAACGGCTTGATGAGACATTTTCTTTTGCTGACCGAGTCTGTAACTTGTACGTAGGGATAGAATCGAGGTTTTTCAATAGATAGACAATAAAGGTGATAACATGGATTTTATGGAGGAATTTTAATAAATTAGCTTTGAAACTTATGCTCTTGTTTGTTGAGTGCTTTTAGCTTCAACGTGGAACCTTTGTATTCAGCAGGTTAGTCGTACGTTTGAGGTCAATTTGAGTGGCTTGACCAACCGAAGTCACTAGCAAAGAGCTTCTACTGAAGCTTATGTGAATAAACATCTCCGAGTCTAGTAACCATAGTATGGAAAGCTCATCCCTACTCGAAATTGATGAAGGCTTGATTGCATATTTTGCTGACAAGTATCTTTTAAATGGGCTCGAGtgaaaaaaaatcttttaaatttttttatataatattttaaatcattaaatatttttaccTCAATGTTTTggaaatttaaatatttgataATTTGTTTTACAAAATCTAAATAACATTTTGCATAATTACACGTTAAAATTGATTAATGTATGTTTATTGGTGACAATTCACAACGAGAAAATTAACAagtgtttatttaaaaaataaaaattggtcCGATCAACAAGAGATCTGAGCACTATATCATATTAGGTAGCGGTGCCATGGACCCCCTAAACTGTTTTCTTGCTTTCCAGGTCCTGTTAATTAGATTGCTTTGTCCTTTAGTGAGTATTGTGTACACacgagattttttttaaaaaaaaatatgtaagtAATTACTGGAtaaaactaattttatattttaagaaaatagATTTTGGGTCTAAACGTAATATAACAATGGGATATTTTTTAACGTGATCTAAAGTTTAGTGAAATTCACGGATTATATtggaaaatataaaaattacagAATATTGTGTTTTGGGGGAAAAGGTCACAGGGCTAGTTTTGTATTTGGTTTTGGAAGTTTCAGTTGGGGAAACGGGTAAAACTCTAGCAGTAGCTCATGCATGGAACGTTGTCACATTGAGTTGAGTCAACCAAGAAGCTTTGCTACGTCATGAATCGGGTCCTTAACGATCCCTTTAGTTCAAGGTTTTATCAAGAGCTCTTTAACCTAGTTCTGGTTACGAGCATGAACCTTCTTCTCAAGGCAAGCATTAGTATCCATGTGGTCTTTGTGACTTTCTCCTTTATCATCAGAAGTAGGGCTGAACTTACGACGGTCTTCAGCATCTGCGCTTGTAACCCTTTGAAAAACCCAAGCAACCCTTCTTTTTCCCAAATGGCACAAAAAATTCCAGACACTGTTTTACGTGGCTTTGGTTTCGAGCCATCTTCCTCGTTTTCATCTTTGGCTGATTGAATCATCACCTTACACCTGACCATGTTCAAAGAACTTAGCTTCGTGATGATGCATAAGAAAAGAATCTGGGTGACTCGAAGTATTGAAAATGTCGAGGCTACTATGACTTGGTTGATAAAAAGAAAATGGGAAGATGGGCCTTTCTTATACCTTATTGCTGGGTATGTTAAACAGGTTGAGATGCATTTTGAAACAGCACCCAAAACAAAGGCAGAAAAGGCAGAAAGAGCTTCTGGAGATGGTATGTCATCTCTTGCTTTGCTTGTCTTGTTCTTTATTAATCTCAGCTTTAGTTGATCAAACACGGTGTACTGATAGCATCAGAATTCCCCGATTAAAATATAGATTTTCATGATAACAGGATCTTTGTTTCCATCATATAGAAAGAAATTGAATGTAAAGAAAACACAACCATCAACCTGTATGGAAGGGTTTGTTGTTAGAAGAAGAGAAATGCCTAGGCCATCAAATGCGCGGGACCAAGTATCCTCCGTGAGTGATTTCCACAGCCCTTTGGACTTGCCAAAATCACTTGTTTGCATTCTTGATGATGCTGTATCAAGAGGCtgaataaaataatccaaaatcaGGCCACTGCCACAGAATAATTGAGTACATGATGCTTAAAATCCACCAGAACCAATATTAAGCTACCAGAATGACATAAGGACCAGGTAACAAAAATATCAAAGCCACTTTGATCAATATTCTATACCATACAAATGACTTGAACTTGgtataatttcaatattttaaCTTGTAATGTATCAGTCTTAAAAGTCGTAACAGTGCATGCATCAAACATAAGAATGTAAACTGCCTCCAACCAACAGTTTTTAGTACTCACTAGACCTGGGTACTTAACATGGAGCAAATAATCATCACGCCGCCAGAAACCGACAGGCAACAAGAGTTAAAACCAGAATCAATGAAAATATGACTTGCCTGCGTAACAATGGCGGTGCAAGCACCTGCAGCAGCAGCAATGACCAGATTAGCTGCAGTTCCAATAGATTTAGATCCGCTATCTCTTAAGTAGAGTCTCTTGAAGAAGCTATATCCATAGAAATATACGAACTGTGAAATGAAAGACTGCAAATTCTTCGTCCCCAGGCCCTGATATAATGAAAGTACTTGATGGCTTGATATTGCCTCCCAGAGCACATCTGAAATGTGCCTGTTCAAAACAAGAGAAAAAGTCAGTTCCGATCACCTAAGCAGAAACTGCTGAaaacttttcaaatttaaatcgccAATTCGGAAAATACTTGCTTTGCCAGGAACGCTGTTCCACTAACGTTTTTCCCAAGTCGAAAATGgcctttgattttattttattttttttaaaaaaaattaatgatccGATCCTGCTCTGTACCCCCATTACCTCCTTCCCAAAAGGGATTTTGCTTCTTTTCCCAATTCGCTTATTCAATAAATGAGGAACAAGAGCTTTTCATTTGAGCAGAAGAGCATCAATCCACCAGACTAATACCATTAAAAAAACGAAAtctaataaaaacaaaaacctGTATTTTTGGTGATGTGATGCTCGATTTTCAGCTTGATACTTGGACTTGCAAGTGTCGAGTGGATACAAAATGGTGGTGCTGACCAGCGCACCCACCGCACCTGACGTCGCCTCCACTAAAGACTCCATATCTAGAACCATATAAAATCCCAACCTTCACACCCAAAATCCcgaaacaaaacaaaaattaacATACTACCGTAAAATAATTGATTGATCACCCAATAATCCAAGAAAACTCACACCGACAACAAAATTACAAAATCGTCGCAATGTTATCTGCAACGGAGATAAGATTTGGCTTTCACGGAGACAGGATACCGGTGAGGATGGGTGCCTGCGATCGTGCCGGTTTAGTAATCAAATGAATCGTATCGGGATTTGCAAGCAAGTGAAATATGGGCATTCCTTCCTTTTCTTTCGATACGTGGAATTTATTTGACTATGTTGCAAAATACAAATTGATTTTAGATACTATATTATAAGTACGTGTtttcagtttatttattttatatttttataaaatattttgacacCGGCCAATGTCTGTTGGCAATCGgcataatttgaaatatattaaattacaAATTCCTGGTAATATCATCTCTCTAATCATATTTTAGTTTGGAATGGAAACAACTCTCATCGAACAATATCAAGTTTGAGCTCGATTcgtttaaaatatatatgttcgagctcggctcgaattCGATTTGAGTTTTTATCACGATGCTTGAGCTCgactcattttaaatttattcaGCACACGAGTAACTCGAGCCCGATTCGTTAATAGTTCATTTATCATGTTTAACGAGTCAGACTCAAGCTCGACTCGTTAAACGAGCTCGTCTTCGAGCTGTTAAACAAAGTCATTTTCGAGCTCGTAGGATATTTTTAGACAAaaaatcaactaagatatgagaATTATAATTTTCTAATGTTTCAATCACGTCTCTCATATTTAAATTTCTACGTGAGACAATACTAATTATTATTGTACAAAAAGATCCAACAAACTAATCAACCTCGAACTCGACATAAATGAGCCAAATGTCCttaagctcgagctcggctccaTAAGCTTAAAGGACAATCTCGAGAGAATTTTTTATCAAACCGAACTTCAAATAACTCGCGAACAGATTGATTCAATTACCTCTATGCCAACAATTCTGAATAAATGAAAAAGGTACTGACACAAAATACATTAggtataaaatgatattttatattaaaatttaatgtaAATTGACAAAACTTAATTTACACCCACGTCGATGGTGAACTTGTAAAGGAAACTTCCATATGAACAtccttttaaagaaaaaagttATCTATCAATAACGACGTTTAATGTTCCGCTCATTTCTTTTCCAACATATAATTGGGTTATGTAAACTCCATTGAAAGTAATTTTTACATAATTTAGTACTTCTTCACGCAAATATTCTCTAAAACTGTATTATCAACCAACATATTCTATCGATATCAAAATCTTTAACAAAATTCGTTcaaacttgaattaattttttccACGTTCCTCAAACTCAGGCACGAGAATTTGTTCCCCCAGTGATAGATATCTCACCCCCATATGATGGGATCCTTCCTCAGTGAAATCCCTTGCCACCTCTATATGTCACCACCAACCAATATCCCTCCATGCTATTGCAAACTCTTTTATAATGTATAAGAACAGAAATTGTTATTAACACTCCAAAATTTATTCACGATTTAAAAACTACACAAACGATAAAAGCAGTGTGTGAGAAtacatttttgaaatattttacaaCTATCAAAATAATTTTCTCGTTCACGGGGTAGAAGCCATCAGAAAACAGGAAGAAAATATTCAAGGGCCCAACTTGTGCCAACAAACGTTTAATCGGTTCAGGCAGGAAAAGGCCTTATTTAGCCCAAGGATACGATTTTAATaagcattaatttttttttttggtttcggAATGGAAGAAATTTTTGACATCGCAGTTTCTTATTTTCCATTACACTCCTACTTACACACGTGCTTTTAGCATTTATTCATACTGTGTTTTTTATTCacatttttcataaaaattttattgtATTACCATTTATGAATGAATAGTGTTGTCCTCTTATTTTGAACAAAACAAAACGCACTCTAAATGATGAAAAACATCAGCTAGAAATTTATAATATTGATGcacaaattataattcaaaataattattagataAGAGATTTTAGAtagaaaaatcatataaaaatgaaaataaggGAGGTTGCTCTTGTAATTTCAAGGAGAAGATGGTACGAGTAATTACAAAACATAGTGAAAAAACGCAAGTTATCGTCCATTTCATATCTTCTTACCTGAAATCTTGAAAATTTTGGTAAACTTCTATGAACCATACGCATCTTCGAAATCTTAGGGATATTCTAATATTTTGATGAAGTATTGCTTGAACAAAGTGCATCGCATTAAAAAGAATAATTAATCTTATCAATAACttcatattttcataataaaCCAATGGTTTGTGTTTGGATTGAATTATTTGAAGTGCTCAAATAATTTGAAGGAATCCATTTCAAATGAAAGCTGAAGAATCTCAAATTCGTAGGTTTTAAAATCATCCACAAATTCACCAAATCCTCCAATCCAAAAATAATGCACCCTATATCCTTCCAAACACTTGTACATTGGAATTTAGTTGGGACTAGCTATGATTTCCAACGTGAAGCATCGAAACACTCTTTCTTCCACGTGTTTCCATAACGGAAAAACTGAAACACTCTAGAATCAAAGATTTGCATACACGTGCGCGTTTTAGATCATTAGATTGCGTTGAAAAATTGGTGACTTTGTGGTTCAACACAAATGCAAATGGACTTCGCGGGTGAAGCATTTGTTCGGAAACCAGGATTTGTACCCATAGCAGAGCTAAAATTTGTCTATGAATGGATGTTGACATCATATTTTTATCTATGTATAAGAATTTGTCTCTGGAGAAGCTTATGAACCCGGGGGAGGGGGTGGTAAACTAATGTGACTAAAACACAGAAAATCAAAGTGGTTAAACACATGAGCACAATCCTAGTAAGCATGAAAAGACGAAGAGCTCTTGCTTAGACAAAAACCAAACAAAGGGAACATAAAGCTTTGCAGAATACTCTATATCCTTCGAGGGACATTGCTGACGAAACGATGATCACAAGAGTGGTATCGATGCTAGCAAATATCACTTTGTCACtacctcatattcaattctctTCCATTTCATGTTTTAGGTAAGAGATTATGAGTCACTTGAAATCAATTTTAAGTCTATTCTAAGAATGTGTTATCAATTCATATATATGAAAGGAGATAAAACAACAATTACGACACAGGATTTGGATGAAGCAAAAATGGCTAATTACCTGCTTAAGAGCAGAAGGATGCAGCAACGTCTTTCCTCGAGGCATCGACTTCTGGATCAGGTACCCTGCCTCTGGGAAACAAATCCCCAAATACAAACAAACCAATGGTTTTTTCCTTGACTTTAATCAAAAGGGAATAGGAAAAGTGGATTAACTAGAGGAGAGGGTCGATCATGGAGATAAATTTTCATGAAAAAAGATACTGCCTTCGCCTAAAAATGGCTGAACTTCATGAACAAAGAAGAATGGGGGACttttaactatatatatatataatttgcgGAGAAGCCAGATCCTAGGAAAAGTGTTTCTCCAATCTGAAGTGATTTGAAAACACTTTTATGCGCCAAAAATGGTTGCTGCTAAAAAGCATGTTTCGGTCCACGTTAATGGTTTGAGTACAGCCACTAAATTTAATCTAATTCACAAATCACTAACCAACATGGCTGTTGACATGAAAACAATGTGTCCCCCGTTCCTATTGTTCAGGATGTTCATAAAGGATATTGTAATTTTCAAATTGGTAGTTTCTGCTCGGATGTAACTTCAATTAGAAGCACTGATGTGACACTCAACAAATCAAAAGAACACCAATTTTTggtataaacataaaaattccacAACTCCCTTGTTTTCAAGTCAAATTGGTGCCATTAAAAAAATGACACCTTCATGTCTGGTAAATGGGAGTAGATCATTGCATATTAGGTTAATAAAAGTAAATAATTCCAATTTTAACGTATATCAAGTAATGCATATTAAAGACAACGCAAAGAAGTCAAGCTGCAGTGATACATTATGAGCTTTCCTGCAACTGCACTGTAATAAGATCAAAATGTCAAGTTTGTTAGTTAAGAGTAAAACTACCCAGGACATCCTTTTATGAGCCACTACCAAAAAAAGAACTAAAATCGATACCTTGAACAAGCATATACAAGATCAAACAGTAAGGCACGGATGTAGATCACAAAAACAGGTTACATTTCACCACCAATGAAAGCTGCAATCTTTTTCCATAATGCAAATTGACGGAAGCAACAAGTGGATGCCAATGCCAGAAGTAGATAAAGATACCCAATCGACACAAATGAAAAAATCACAGACACCACAAGATCAAAATGGTGAACCTCGATCCTTTCAAAAAGTTGGCATTAGAAGCAAGATGAGTCACTGTTTTAGAAAATGTTTGATAGACAAAAGTAAACAAAAAAAGTACATATTTTAGATTCTAGTCTTTAGGCAAATGGTATTTTTTGCAATAAGGAAAGACGTCATTTGCATGAGTGCCTGAACTTCAGAAGAATCACCAGAGTCCAAAACTAAAACTTTGGTGCAATTTTGAAGAATCTGCACAATGAATACATTAAACATAAAAAGACTGTTccgaaaaacaaaattaaaattcatTCAGAGGAAATGATTAATCTGAAGCAGCAACCCATGCATTAAAATGTTTAACAAGAAAAACTGAGAAGCACCTGAAATTTTGAAACAAGTACAAAGCTTTTGCTAGCGaaaaaattaaacatataaGACCATGACAACCAAAACTTCATCACTAAGTAAACAGGATAAACCAACGCCAAGATATAAGAATTACAAGCACAGGGATTGGCAaagaa is drawn from Primulina eburnea isolate SZY01 chromosome 10, ASM2296580v1, whole genome shotgun sequence and contains these coding sequences:
- the LOC140842348 gene encoding peroxisomal adenine nucleotide carrier 1-like isoform X1; amino-acid sequence: MVLDMESLVEATSGAVGALVSTTILYPLDTCKSKYQAENRASHHQKYRHISDVLWEAISSHQVLSLYQGLGTKNLQSFISQFVYFYGYSFFKRLYLRDSGSKSIGTAANLVIAAAAGACTAIVTQPLDTASSRMQTSDFGKSKGLWKSLTEDTWSRAFDGLGISLLLTTNPSIQYTVFDQLKLRLIKNKTSKARDDIPSPEALSAFSAFVLGAVSKCISTCLTYPAIRCKVMIQSAKDENEEDGSKPKPRKTVSGIFCAIWEKEGLLGFFKGLQAQMLKTVVSSALLLMIKEKVTKTTWILMLALRRRFMLVTRTRLKSS
- the LOC140842348 gene encoding peroxisomal adenine nucleotide carrier 1-like isoform X2; protein product: MESLVEATSGAVGALVSTTILYPLDTCKSKYQAENRASHHQKYRHISDVLWEAISSHQVLSLYQGLGTKNLQSFISQFVYFYGYSFFKRLYLRDSGSKSIGTAANLVIAAAAGACTAIVTQPLDTASSRMQTSDFGKSKGLWKSLTEDTWSRAFDGLGISLLLTTNPSIQYTVFDQLKLRLIKNKTSKARDDIPSPEALSAFSAFVLGAVSKCISTCLTYPAIRCKVMIQSAKDENEEDGSKPKPRKTVSGIFCAIWEKEGLLGFFKGLQAQMLKTVVSSALLLMIKEKVTKTTWILMLALRRRFMLVTRTRLKSS
- the LOC140842348 gene encoding peroxisomal adenine nucleotide carrier 2-like isoform X3, yielding MGVQSRIGSLIFFKKNKIKSKAIFDLGKTLVEQRSWQSKHISDVLWEAISSHQVLSLYQGLGTKNLQSFISQFVYFYGYSFFKRLYLRDSGSKSIGTAANLVIAAAAGACTAIVTQPLDTASSRMQTSDFGKSKGLWKSLTEDTWSRAFDGLGISLLLTTNPSIQYTVFDQLKLRLIKNKTSKARDDIPSPEALSAFSAFVLGAVSKCISTCLTYPAIRCKVMIQSAKDENEEDGSKPKPRKTVSGIFCAIWEKEGLLGFFKGLQAQMLKTVVSSALLLMIKEKVTKTTWILMLALRRRFMLVTRTRLKSS